A region of the Arachis hypogaea cultivar Tifrunner chromosome 15, arahy.Tifrunner.gnm2.J5K5, whole genome shotgun sequence genome:
GGTGTTCCAATAATATAGCACACATTAAGGACAAAGCCATTCTTGCACCTACACTTCAAATGGTGGATGAAATAAATAGTTTCATGATGAATCTGAATCCCGGAGAAGCCAAAATTTATTATAGTTCTGACACATGTCAAAATAATGCAAACAATGATATATTGGCATCAGTACATACACCAGATAGTCTTAACACCATCAGATGCTCCGGAATTCCTAACCATAAGTTGACACTCAAAGTAGGGACCCCGATTATGTTGTTAAGGAATATAGACCACTCCGCAGGTCTATGTAATGGTACTAGGTTAGTGGTAACTAAATTGAGAAACCACATCATTGAAGCAAGAAGCCTAACAGGGAACGACATGGAGCAGAAAGTCTTTATTCCGTGGATGACGCTAACTCCATCTGATCATAGGATACCATTCAGTTTCTAAAGGAGACAATTTTCTATCATGATTTCCTATGCTATGTCAATTATCAAGAGTCAAAGACAATCATTGTCAAATGTCGGATTTGTTTTGAAGAAACCTGTCCTCACACATGGATAGTTGTACGTGGCTATATCCAGGGTTACTCATAGGAGGGTGCTCAAGGTTTTGATATGTCATGACGACCATCAAAGGAAGGAAACAGATAATGTGGTATATAAAGAGGTGTTTCGGAACGTAGATTAGATTCAATCTTCATACCAATTGAAGGTAAGAAAACATGCATTTGGCTGCATTTAACTTATTACTTACCCATCCTTATTGAATGCTTTATTAATGTGAAATTATATTGTCCAACTTAGCATTAGGTGATTACAATCGCATATGAATTGTAGGATATATTTGTGTAGTTAGCCCAACCTATTTCATGGAGATTTACCTTGCTTATATTATTGTTAAAATCTTTCAACACATGACAAATTAGTTGTGAATGGCCATTTGGGGCCAAATTAATAACTTATtaagttatttatatttataaaatcatTACTGATCCCAAACTTCTTTTGGTTTATAGCACAATCAGATGCATTAAATTTGTCAATCATCATCCGAGACATAACCTCTTGGCTTCCCATGTCACATGATACTGTTTTATGGTTATGTCACTTTACTTGAGAGGTAATCATGCATTTACATTTCATTGCTTAGTTTATTTTACTCCATGATTAATTATTACCTAATAAATGACATTTGTTTTCAATTTGGCATTAGGAAGTCTTTGCACTTCTTACCACCTCATCTCACAAGGTTTTAAAAAAGGTGATATTCCTACCATGGATTTAGTCAGTCATTTGGTAAGCGTAGCACTTTTAACACACCCATGTTCTTATAGTCTTAATAGCAGTTCCTTTTTCATTATGAACAATCCATTCCCTTACAATTTCCATGACATTGGCAGAAACTAATCTACTACTATTTGTCGATATTATCAACAAAGTAAATTAAACATACAAATCAACCATGGCatacaaaatcaaattttttatttgagcAAGTCACTAAGACTGGGTCTAACCTCAAGTATTCCGCACGACACTTACAACTTTTACAGGAGGAACTAGCCCAGCCGTGACCAGGTATCTTACATATACTGAAACCtcaaattttcacatgccaagCTGCAAGTTGGCAAACAATAAAAATTTACAGTTTTTCAATCAATACAGGCTTAACAAACCAAATTCGTGTGGTAAAATTGTAAAGATGGTACCTTAACCATCTTTCTTATGTATGAGGACCTTTTGTATCCTCGGTCTGATCAACATCCACGGATATGCCACCAACCATTCTTTCAAAAGTGTCAATCCTAAAAGGTTAAACATTTTGCAAAAGCTCAATTGCCTACGTCAATTTGCCAATCACAAACAACAACATCAGCTGTAAAATTAATGTAGTTAGCAAATTCTCTGAATTTTAACCCTTACGACAACATAAATCAGGGCTTTCCATCTCCATTCAGTTCACGGAACTTGGGGTCCTTCACAAAATAACAAAGCATCACCCTGAACACGATCAACttcaaagaaacataaaattaacCAATACCAAAAGCTCAATCTCTATTGGAGGAGACTTTATGCTGGCAAAGCACGGCTATGTACAACCCGTTCAACTCCCATTGAAGCAGAGCCAATAACCCCAATTGTCAGTTCCATTCTAATTGGTATAAGAAAGAAAGCTTTCCACTTTCATGTATTGGTCTTTGTTAGGTGGGGTACCTAATTATTACACATTGGTTACAGTTGTTTTATAAATAGACCCATGCATAAAATGTAATTTATACTAAAGAAACTTATTAATCACTTTATctttagggataagtattgttttggtccctaacgttgagggtcagaatcgaaatcgtccctgaTGTAATTTTTGACTTAAAATCGCCCTTAATGTTGCATTTTGTTTTAAAAccgtcatttttaataaaattttttctaaatgacaaaaatacccttttctcaccatttcattcttcttcttcttccaggaGAACTTAAAAGTAGTAGCAGTAAAGCTTATTGAGAACTTTCTGAACAAAGGTATATTCAACATGAAAATGACATAGAAACAGTTCAAATACTAATTTCACCAACATATTGTGCTACCTCAGTAACAGAAAAAACTCAAGATCAGTGACAAATCAATATCTAGCACTAGCGGCATGATAACAAACAAACCGGAATTTAAAGAGGCAGTAAAACCCAAACTATTAGAACCCAATCCAGTACCACCAATATGTAATCCCTGCAGTTTTGTTGCCCCAAGAAATTGAAAAGAGAGCCGAGAAAAAACAAGTATATATTGAACAAATATGAAGTGATCCACAGCGGGAACTGGAGTGAATCAAACTCAGCTTCATGTCTTTCACTTCACTTGTTGTTTTGCATAATCAACCTCTTGCTCTAACTGCATTAGCTTCACACAACATGATTCTAGTTGCTGTACATAGGCCTGCATAGAAATATCACCTATCACATGAACAATTAGTATATCTAAGCATTTGCTGCACATCTAACATGATTTCCAATGTATAACCTTCCAAACCTTTTTGCGCAAACGACTCTTACGAGCAACCTCTCGATTTTGTGCAAGGCGTCTCTGTATCTGCATGTTTCAGCTTGTTAATTCCTTTTTTCTTTATAACCCTATAATGAGTATGAATACACGACAGGCATAAAAAATCGGTAACCATAGGACCTCTGAATTTGTTGGTGGGTGTGGGTCTAAATTTGCTTTTGAACCCATTTAACCATAACCAAGCACCGTGATCTGTTTCAAAATTTCTACATACAGCTAAAGATGGAGACccagaagaagcagaagatgaaGAAGCAGAAAGCATAAGACGAAGAAGCAGATCCAGAAACAGAAAGCAAAGGCAGAATCAAGAAGCATAAGATGAAGCAGAAGACGAAGTAGAAACAGAGGCCGAATAAAGAAGCAGAAGTGGCGAGGTGCAGCGGCAAGGCGGTGAAGAACAGTGGCGAGAACGCGGCGGTGAGGAGCAGCGGTGCAGAAGCAGAAGCTCTCTCCTTGACTCGCGACGGCGACGGCGACGGCAGCTCCAAGCTTCGCcggcgccgtccccctccccttccccctctccttccCCCCACCCCCTCGTCTTTTCCCTTTCTCCCCTCCCCCTggtgtcttttcttttttttaattttataatttttttataaaaaaggatGATTTATAAAAAAGGGGTATTTTtgtcatttataaaaaaattaattagaaagaacaattttaaaataaaatgcaacattaaggacgatttcgattctgatCCTCAACGTTAGgtaccaaaacaatacttatcccttatcTTTACAAAAGTCATAGCTAAAAAGGCTTAAAATGtggggagtggatcctctccagtgaaaaaaaaaactggatggtGTTCAGTGTAGGATCTCACTCTTGATTGTTCTTTTTTTCCTATTTAATTTTGGTCAcacttatagaattaaaggtgagagattacactttattctctcaagtgttaaaaaaaatggagaggatccattccctAAAATGTGACTTATCTTTATAAAGCCTCATCattattattacttattagtcACCTTTTAATCTCTACCATGTCTTAAGATAGAtttaaaatgaaacaaaaaaaatattgtgcACACAGTAAGACTCATTAGTGACTGATGAGGTAGGTAACCaattttatgtataaaaaaaaggGCTATTATACATAAGACCATTTTTGTTCACGTAGTTTTGCTAAAAGTGATAGGAAATTAGGTTCTTACTTCTTATATTAGACTAATAAACTCATTTGTTATTAATTAAACATTAATATAGAGTGCAATAATTATGAAGTATCAATACATATTAAATTCACGtccaataattaaaaatatatgtcTAATGAAtgctattaaaaaaatttaactatattATTTATGACCAATATAAGAGCATTATTCTTTTATAAACTGTGcacaatattaatttaataataattagtgcatttttttaaatcttttaagtGACCGACAATTAGTCCTTTTACGTAAtggtttattaatatattaacaaaaattatttctatagtttcttttaaatatttataatactaATTTTACATAGAAATTTTTAAacatatattaattttaactaaaatattaaaaatataactatgCCAAATtctatacattaattttttaattcaaactcTACATTAATATTACTAATTAGTATGAACTATTAAATTTACAAacaatttatatacaaatacaataaataGATTATGTATACAATTCGCGCATCTAGCAGGTTTTACACTAGTTAAAAGAATcggttccgctacgttaccaacagtatatctgccaacttctgctaactcttatttataattgtgtttcatggaagtgtgttcgtggatgtgtctaataaaaatatcttttttataactgtgtttaatggaagtgtctttatagatatattttctagatgtgtctctttatatatgtgtttaaaatatattaattattagatacATCTACGAACatacttccatgaaacacaaatataaataagagttggcagaagttggcagataatatgttggtaccctatacttttcctaaaagAATATGTTGATATGgcaatggaaatgaaaatgtgGCATCTTTTGATCTTCTATTCTTCTTGGGTTTTCAATCCTGTTGGATAGTACCTCTTTGTTTTCTTATGATGAATACTCAAACTCAGAAACTCGTGCGTATAGAAATATAGAGTAAATAGACAAGaaatgcataaaaaaaatttgagatcaCAAAAGTACACatcacataattaaaattttaatgtacACACTAAAAATAGCTAACAATGAACAAACCTAACCTGCCATTAGAggagttttgtttttgtttagtttAGTATATATGTGACCACATCAAAATGTTGAGttgaactttttatcattgtttaGGGTATCTAAGTGAAAAAcaacaattttgtttattttaaaatcaacaaaatattattattaaaggaTAGAACGTCGTTTTTTAGTCATAAATTGATTGAACCCTAGTTTTACAAAATTCGCTAGAGGTGACAACTAGGGTGAGAGGTTGAAGACATGTATGTCTAGAGATGAGATTTGAAGATTGGAAGAGAGCACTTCACGTTAAAACAGCTTAAGTGATACTGGTAGATCATCAATCGGAGTTGCTGcatcaaagagaaagaagaaggaaaaaaaccCTTTTAATGGTAACAAATGCTACTATAGCATTGAGGTGTTGTTGTTAAAGTCGCGAACaatagagaatccaaaaagatgGTTCTTTTGTTGTCCTTTGTATAAGGTGTGCGTTTGCAACTTGGTTTCAAACTGTGTTTATTGAAAGTCTTTTTTTATATTCATATCTTATTCTGTTTATCTTCAATGAAGCAGAAATCTGAGTTGAGATATGAGTATTTTGTCTTGATAAAGTTCAAGATGAGTACAACAACAAAACTATTTTGGATGCTAATTTGTTGCAACATTCAAATTTTGGAGAACAGAATGATATTTCGAGTCAATGGATGGACCTATATGTTGCAACGCGTGAAATTGATGTTGAACTTGAATACTAGGATGAGAGCTGAAATTAGTGACCTAaagaagttgataattaaattgtATACGAGAATGGTTATTTGGGATTCTGCTTCAAAAAAACAACACTCTACCCTTTAACAATAATATTTTGTTGGTTTTAAAACAAGCAAAATTGTTATTTTCCACATAAGGAGTGCCGATTCACCATTTTAATGGCCAATATATACACTAAATTTAACAAAAACGGAGTCTTTTAACGGCATATTAGTTTTGTCCATTGTTAATCATCTTCGATGTCTACATTGAAATTTTGATTCTGTCATATGTATTTTTATGACCTTAATACTTTTGTTCATTTACtctagaaaaatatatatatatggaaactTCTCGAACTTATCCATCCAATTCCTAACCTTCTTCTGGGACTCATAACCTCTAGAGGAGAGAAACAGATCGCTTTCTTTGTTAATGATGTGGTCGAGGCTTCGATTCTTCATCCATTTAAGTCGTATCTTCACTATGCTCCATCACCATTGTTGCTGGTGGTGGTGGCAAAACTTGAACAATTAGAGACacgatttttgttaaatttattgtgcatttaatttggattttgatTTGGAAAAATTAGAGTTTTAAACTAAGGAACGTGATTCAATATACAAGGGATgtcacatttttatttttgtttgtcatTTCAACCAATTtccttatataaaaaaaaaaaagattttttatggttgaacatttttatagtattttaaaatatttaaaaaaattatcaacattTTCGAAGATTAGGAAACAGTTTTTGTAGATTACCATCATTTAACGGAAAAACAAAGAGAGGCAAGTCCACCATTCCTATCAATAATGAAAGATTCCAATGGTAACAAAATTGACTATGaaagaattaaataaattttatatccaTAAAAGATTAACTGTGTTCGACAAAAATATTCaattcttaaatttttattaatttcattTAAACCATGTTAAATCTCAAAATTAACCTTATCACCAATCATCTTCAACTTTTAACCTTTTGATATGcctccttcttcatttcttctttttcctcttctttcattgTATAAACAAAATGGAAACAAAAGAACCCTAAGGCCAAAtctattttctttccaaattTGTCCATAATTACTCACACTTGCGCCTCTGCCGCGAGCTGTGCGGCATGTGCCTCTAGTTTGGCGTTCTGCCATATGGCCTTCTCAACCTCCGCCTCCTTCTCTCTGAGCTGCCGTgccaccacctctttcatggcggTCAGCAGCAGTTGGTAGTGTTTCTGCCTTTTCTCTGCCAATATCCGCCACAACTCCTAAACCCTACTCTGAGGAGAAAAATCGTTCGCATCAGCGATCGCCAAAAGTAAATGGAAACTATAAGGAAGATTTAGAGCAAAGTGAATCCGATGAAAAGGATGGTGTTGATCTTGGAAGCGTtatgattggttgttttgaacttttatccaataaaaaaaaagagtgatTAAACAAGAATGAATAATTTGGTACCTGAGTTTAGAAAAATTGTTCAATTTTGCCCCTTTGTTATTTGATTTGAGAAGCAAAGTCTTATGAAAATAGAGATAAGAGAGAAGAATAAAAAATGATGAAGATGGAGATCCATGAAGTTTTAatgtttgttgttattgttgttgtgaaAATTGAAACTCGAAAGATAttaatagattattattattattattgttgttcatgaccacattgttgttgttgtgaaCTGTGGATTATTTTCTTTCGAGAATTAGTACctgaaaattaaatgataatgtTAGGTGATGAGTTAGAAAGAAGGGAGGTAAACAGATTTGGAAAAgagataaatttggatttagaatttttttttgtttctcattttatattatttttgtgatggaagaagaaaaaataaaggaGGGTTGAATATTGAAAATGATTAGTTCCAAGagttaattttagaatttaatgtgttttttaaatagaattaactaaaatttaacgattaaatatttttgtcaaatataatttatttatttttaatataaaatttatttaatttttttgtagtcAATTTTGtgaacatttaaattttttatagtcaaaaatagttatttatttattactactattctattactactactactactaataataataataataataataataataataataataatataataataataataataataacaataataataatatagcaaAAGTAGGTGCAGGTAAATTTGAAGGACACATGGTGCCATCTTATATTATGATTGCTTAAAAATGTAAAAAACTTCAAAATCACAATTCATGCATATATGAAAACACAAAACgcattattattagtttattactacTTCATTCTTCTTCCAACATCTCATTAAAATTGCTTgtcttctttctcctcttcttcttcttcacccgcCGCAGGCTCATTCAGATCAAACCCTAAAATAATTTTCCCTTCTTCCTCAATTACTCCCTCCACTGGGAGGTTGAGGTCAAACAGCAGGTTGCGAACCGCCGGTGAAGCTCCACCTTCTCCAACCTCGCCGGAGGCATCAGCACTGCTTCCTTCTTCGCCAGCAGCTAAACCACATACATCACAAAATGGAAAATTGAAAAAGACAATGAATGAATCATTAGATACTCACATGAATGTATATGTGAAATTCATTTTATTAAGTagcaataaataaaagatattaaaaCTTGTCCTACTTCAGATATTTTTATTTAGAGAAACACGCACGCACACAAACAttatcaaactagatctagataGAATTTTAGATCCATATAGAATTCGTTCTTAGATTCACATGTATAATTAAGATTCTTCATTAGATTGATTCTCTGATGTTACGTTTGACCGTGAATGACATGAAACATCATAAACATTACAAAAGACTCTATCTGATTAATGGGTGGAGACAAATAAGacataaatataaaaacataaaatgatAAACACAAGACATGAAATTTAAATACTTATTTGGTATTTAAGTATATAACACTACTTGTAATTCATTATTTGAATAAAATGACAATATTATTTTTGTCACAAATCACTACCACCATCTTTCAGTTTAAATTACTGCCATTAAAATCACCATCACCACTTTTTTATCACCATTTCAGTTCAAATTACCACTATTAAAAATAGCAAagcagataaaaaaattaaaaaatcaaatccaaTTCAATTTAACATGCATGTGAATACAATTTTTAATCAACATTCgatccaaataaaaaataaataggaaaaatataggtagacaataaaaatactaaacaatgtgaacaatagatatatcgaatGTTTATTTCATTAGGTATGAggatgattattctaatattaagatttaggtgagtaatttggaggtgtagtttgttttgatttgattggtaattgttcatgttgtttaaaaaagttattaattaCTTAGCATaatccaaataaaaaagaaaactataGAGATATGACTTCGAGAAAAAAGAAGCAGAGAAATGGGGAAAGAGAGACGGAGATGGAACTTGAAGAGGCAAAGAGATAAAAGTAGATCAAAATACGTAGAGGGGGACATAAAAGTGACGACGACAATAGCTGATTTAGCAAAGGTAGAGACAATGACGAATTTGATAGAAAGAGACTCAAAGATGAAAAGAGATAGACGATGATGGATGAGTCAGCTATGATGACAATAGAGAGCCGGAGAGGAAGGGAGGAGAAAGAGAGACAGTAAAGGAGGATGCGAGAATGGAGGAGAAGTAACAGCAAAAAAGGATAAAGGTAGTGAAGAGAGACAGAAGAAATGAGATGACGGTTTAGGTGGGAGGCATCAAGAAAGAAAGGAGGGTGTGAAGactaagaaagaaagataaaagtaaaaggtaaaaattcaggtgtaatttcatataaagttgataactaaaaatttttaaataaaaatttagtcaaattatttaaatcatttaaccgtttttaattattaattttacgatAAAATTGATACCtgaatttttatctttatatttatatatgttatcatgtttattataattttgtatcTCATTAAACAAACAATGCACATATGTTAcggtatttatatttttaatagacATAGACACTAACCAAATAGGCTCAAAATAATAAAACAGCCACATTTATACAAACACAATATATAACGCATTGActgaattaaaattcaaatatctTATAATCAAATacacacataaaaaaataattcaatttttaattaatttatacttatatatttctatttaataatttaaacttttagaataaataattatatgacTAGATATACCCTCGTGACGGTTGCCACTAGCATTGGTGGCGGCCTTTGAAGAGGCAGAGGGGAAAGTAGGTGGCTTGAAGAAGCCACGGTACTGGCGATCAGGGTGTTTTCTCATATGTCCAAAGGCTCCCTTCCAACTCGAAAATGTTTTGCTACAAATTGGACATGTTGGTGTACCGCTTGGAGGATCAATAATTTCGGAAGCCTTTCGCCTTTTAACAGGACCAATAATGTTACTACCACCCAAAACCACTGCACCACCACCCACCGCAGTTGCGATAGCCCCACTTACCATCATCTgcggtggtgatggtggtggtggtgatggtggaagGCTTCCTCCTCCATTAGTATCATTATTTGTTGTGAGATCCGTGAGAATTTTCTCAGGAGTCTTGAGAATGATTAGTTTTTCTTCTTCACCGCTTAAGTTGGGTTGATCAACAAGTGGTGAAGATGGTGGTTCAGTAACGGGAGTTGAAAGGGACAAGGATGGAAGTGAGGTGGTGGAAGCAGAGGTAGATTGGTTCTTCTCCATTTTTTGATAATGAGAGTGAGCCTGAGAAGGAAATTGTGCGATAAAAGGATATATATTTGCATGTCAATATATATATGGGAGGTGCATGAATCATCCTTTACTCAATTAATCgtctatattattatttaataataactatTTACGTCAAGATATTTTCATCTTAATATAATCattaaaatatgaatatttattatatcaaatatataatttaatataaatattaaagttGTTTACcaactttaaattattatctttatataaaaatatttttacatgattAGTTATTATATTAATTCATATAATTATGTTAGCtaggtgtatattaaaatcaactattaaaatcgattattaaagtaaaatatatattagattataaaatttatattaaaaattagttaaattatatatgtattacacATTGGTGTAATCATATTTATTCTTTTGGATAATCattcaattaataatataaaaggtaattatttttgttaatatgatattaaataattagatgtacgtataaaattattatatactgataattcatcaaaattaaatttatctatttatatataaatatataataactaattttaatagatgattttagtgtataaataacattttgaattaattaatgtGTATGTATTATTCTCGTGGGGTTGAAAAAATCGTTGCCAATAGGGCTTCTCGAGAGGGAATGAAAAGTGTGGCATGTGGTGGAATGAGTATAATTAGTACAAACGAACATTTAATGTCAATTAATCCCTAATTATGTTATTTACTTCTTTGGATTACAAAAGTTGGCCAAGTGttgtctctcttttttttaattcttttttatatgaaaaaatataaatagataatgaaaatattaaacaatataaacaatTGATATATTAGATGTTTAATTTATTAGGTGTGTGGATAATTatcttaatattaagatttagatagataatttaaaaatgtaatatgtttttattttattaggtcaATTTTAAAGCTTTTTGTTTATATTGTTCACAAAAGTTATAATCTACCTAACAAaacctttttttatatatatagcttcttttattatttgtttcatTTGTATGACATAAATTTagcaaaatgaaaaaataaatacatatataaatttttatcatcaagatgcttgATGATGCTTCATATATAAAAGAAATACATTTCTTATATATGGTAAGATATCTATgaacttaattaaattataatttggtCAAATagat
Encoded here:
- the LOC112746843 gene encoding uncharacterized protein, whose product is MEKNQSTSASTTSLPSLSLSTPVTEPPSSPLVDQPNLSGEEEKLIILKTPEKILTDLTTNNDTNGGGSLPPSPPPPSPPQMMVSGAIATAVGGGAVVLGGSNIIGPVKRRKASEIIDPPSGTPTCPICSKTFSSWKGAFGHMRKHPDRQYRGFFKPPTFPSASSKAATNASGNRHEAAGEEGSSADASGEVGEGGASPAVRNLLFDLNLPVEGVIEEEGKIILGFDLNEPAAGEEEEEEKEDKQF
- the LOC140179049 gene encoding uncharacterized protein, with translation MKLRDEDDDESNNDLRLFAEWILAIGDDKCGTSIKGIEKIQIPNDILIEKWDDSILEICKATYLELFGCSNNIAHIKDKAILAPTLQMVDEINSFMMNLNPGEAKIYYSSDTCQNNANNDILASVHTPDSLNTIRCSGIPNHKLTLKVGTPIMLLRNIDHSAGLCNGTRLVVTKLRNHIIEARSLTGNDMEQKVFIPWMTLTPSDHRIPFSF